In Pseudomonas sp. Leaf58, one DNA window encodes the following:
- the purD gene encoding phosphoribosylamine--glycine ligase, whose translation MKVLIIGSGGREHALAWKVAQDPRVEKVFVAPGNAGTAIEAKCENVAIDVCALEQLADFAEKNVDLTIVGPEAPLVIGVVDLFRSRGLDCFGPTKGAAQLEGSKAFTKDFLARHKIPTADYQNFTEIEPALAYLQEKGAPIVIKADGLAAGKGVIVAMTLEEAEAAVRDMLAGNAFGEAGSRVVIEEFLDGEEASFIVMVDGHNVLPMATSQDHKRVGDQDTGPNTGGMGAYSPAPVVTAEVHQRVMDQVIWPTVRGMAEEGNVYTGFLYAGLMIDKAGNPKVIEFNCRFGDPETQPVMLRLTSSLVLLVEAAFAKALDKVEAQWDPRPSLGVVLAAGGYPGDYAKGDVINGLDAAAKIEGKVFHAGTSLKDGQVVTNGGRVLCATAMGASVADAQQQAYRLAKEVNWNGSFYRTDIGYRAIARERGEQQ comes from the coding sequence CCAAGTGCGAGAACGTCGCCATCGACGTGTGCGCCCTTGAGCAACTGGCCGACTTCGCCGAGAAGAACGTCGACCTGACCATCGTTGGCCCGGAAGCGCCGCTGGTCATCGGTGTGGTCGACCTGTTCCGCAGCCGCGGCCTGGACTGCTTCGGCCCGACCAAGGGCGCAGCCCAGCTGGAAGGCTCCAAGGCTTTCACCAAGGACTTCCTGGCGCGCCACAAGATCCCGACCGCCGACTACCAGAACTTCACCGAAATCGAGCCGGCCCTGGCCTACCTGCAGGAAAAAGGCGCGCCGATCGTGATCAAGGCCGACGGCCTGGCTGCGGGCAAGGGCGTGATCGTCGCCATGACCCTCGAGGAAGCTGAAGCCGCCGTACGTGACATGCTGGCCGGCAACGCCTTCGGCGAGGCAGGTTCGCGCGTGGTCATCGAAGAGTTCCTCGACGGCGAGGAAGCCAGCTTCATTGTCATGGTCGATGGCCATAACGTGCTGCCTATGGCCACCAGCCAGGACCACAAGCGCGTCGGCGACCAGGACACCGGCCCCAACACTGGCGGCATGGGGGCTTACTCCCCTGCCCCGGTGGTCACCGCCGAAGTACACCAGCGCGTGATGGACCAGGTGATCTGGCCGACCGTGCGCGGCATGGCCGAGGAAGGCAATGTCTACACCGGCTTCCTTTACGCCGGCCTGATGATCGACAAGGCGGGCAACCCCAAGGTTATCGAGTTCAACTGCCGCTTCGGCGACCCAGAAACCCAGCCGGTCATGCTGCGCCTGACCTCGAGCCTGGTGCTGCTGGTCGAGGCCGCCTTCGCCAAGGCGCTGGACAAGGTCGAAGCCCAGTGGGACCCGCGCCCGAGCTTGGGCGTGGTGCTGGCAGCCGGCGGTTACCCAGGCGACTACGCCAAGGGTGACGTGATCAATGGCCTGGACGCAGCGGCCAAGATCGAAGGCAAGGTGTTCCATGCCGGTACTTCGCTGAAAGACGGCCAGGTGGTCACCAACGGCGGCCGCGTGCTGTGCGCCACCGCCATGGGCGCCAGCGTTGCCGATGCCCAGCAGCAAGCCTATCGCCTGGCCAAGGAAGTGAATTGGAACGGCAGCTTCTACCGTACCGACATCGGCTACCGGGCCATCGCCCGCGAGCGCGGTGAGCAGCAGTAA
- a CDS encoding hybrid sensor histidine kinase/response regulator: MRRLRIASALIVSLLTLLCMFPAAADHDGGWAVLLDEQANLQLSDVRSGRYRNQFSPLALADLNAAPAGQALWLHYHLAPGDQEQLLRVFAPDLSGLDLYALEGDQLLRQLHHGRQAGNASPTLRGSDHVLPLPNSKQPLDIYLRLVSEHQLRPAISLEPAAVAASNQTQPLLFGMLFGGLVMLIMHNLIRFLYGRSTTTLILALYHGLMLLSGLILLNLSGPWWHVWHSAQTPAAYLTLVLAGLAGLYFTQHFFSPCGSPRLNRVLQAEMLVVGVSGLVLLFVDTLPLNLMTYALMALGSVSMLLVSSYHWYKGYPPARLFSLAMVVFNLGGLVLLPALLGLTRTSTPWLLCILLGLTVTSGLLLNLAVSERLRRISEERFSASRALAASDAEINAKAEFLAKISHEIRTPMNGVLGMTELLLGTPLSVKQRDYVQTIHSAGNELLTLINEILDISKLESRQIELDDVQFDLNALIEDCLNIFRAKAEQQNIELISFTQPQVPRVISGDPTRLRQALSSLLENALKNTDQGEILLVVAVDQRGEVPRLRIAVQDSGEPLPAADREALLQAELHSHHFLSSNKLGGHLGLVIAKQLIGLMQGEFGIKSSTGMGNTLWLSLPLDPSRLEQPPTDLDGPLRDARVLVVDDNDTCRKVLVQQCSAWGMNVSAVPSGKEALALLRTKAHLRDYFDAVLLDQNMPGMTGMQLAAKIKEDPSLNHDILVVMLTGISNAPSKVIARNAGVKRILAKPVAGYTLKTTLAEELAQRGREQAVPANLPGVPQALDLPVDFRVLVAEDNSISTKVIRGMLGKLNLEPDTASNGEEALQAMKAQRYDLVLMDCEMPILDGFSATQQLRAWEAANQRQRTPVVALTAHILAEHKERARLAGMDGHMAKPVELSQLRELIQYWANHREAKVDPAPTS; this comes from the coding sequence GTGCGTCGGCTTCGGATTGCCTCAGCTCTGATCGTCAGCTTGCTGACCTTGCTCTGCATGTTCCCGGCTGCTGCCGACCATGACGGAGGCTGGGCTGTTCTGCTCGACGAACAGGCCAACCTGCAACTAAGCGACGTGCGCTCCGGGCGTTACCGCAACCAGTTCAGCCCGTTGGCGCTCGCCGACCTGAATGCCGCCCCCGCGGGGCAGGCGTTATGGTTGCACTACCACCTGGCCCCCGGCGACCAGGAACAGCTGCTGCGGGTATTCGCCCCAGACCTGTCTGGCCTGGACCTCTACGCCCTTGAGGGCGACCAACTTCTCCGTCAGCTGCACCACGGGCGCCAGGCCGGCAATGCCAGCCCAACCCTGCGTGGCAGCGACCATGTATTGCCCCTGCCCAACAGCAAGCAGCCTCTGGACATCTACCTGCGCCTGGTTTCCGAGCACCAGCTACGCCCAGCCATCAGCCTGGAGCCTGCGGCCGTGGCCGCCTCCAACCAGACCCAGCCGCTGCTGTTCGGCATGCTGTTCGGCGGCCTGGTGATGCTGATCATGCACAACCTGATCCGCTTCCTCTACGGCCGCTCCACCACCACCTTGATCCTGGCGCTGTACCACGGCCTGATGCTGCTCAGCGGCCTGATCCTGCTGAACCTCAGCGGCCCCTGGTGGCACGTATGGCACAGCGCGCAAACGCCCGCCGCCTACCTGACGCTGGTGCTTGCCGGCTTGGCCGGGCTGTATTTCACCCAGCATTTCTTCTCGCCGTGCGGCTCGCCACGGCTTAACCGCGTACTGCAAGCCGAAATGCTGGTAGTGGGTGTGAGCGGCTTGGTGCTGCTGTTCGTCGACACCCTGCCCCTCAACCTTATGACCTATGCCCTGATGGCCCTGGGTAGCGTGAGCATGCTGCTGGTCAGCAGCTACCACTGGTACAAGGGCTACCCACCCGCACGTCTGTTCAGCCTGGCCATGGTGGTGTTCAACCTCGGTGGCCTGGTGCTGCTGCCGGCCCTGCTGGGGCTGACCCGCACCTCGACGCCCTGGCTGCTGTGCATTCTCCTCGGGCTTACCGTAACCAGCGGCTTGCTGCTTAACCTAGCGGTCAGCGAACGCCTGCGGCGCATCAGCGAGGAACGCTTCAGCGCCAGCCGCGCCTTGGCCGCCAGCGATGCAGAAATCAACGCCAAGGCCGAGTTCCTGGCCAAGATCAGCCACGAAATCCGCACGCCCATGAACGGCGTGCTGGGCATGACCGAGCTGCTGCTGGGCACGCCCCTGTCGGTCAAGCAGCGGGACTACGTGCAGACTATCCACAGTGCCGGCAACGAGCTGCTCACGCTGATCAATGAAATTCTCGACATTTCCAAGTTGGAATCGCGGCAAATCGAGCTGGATGACGTGCAGTTCGACCTCAATGCGCTGATCGAGGACTGCCTGAACATCTTCCGCGCCAAGGCCGAGCAGCAGAACATCGAACTGATCAGCTTCACCCAGCCGCAAGTACCGAGGGTGATCAGCGGCGACCCGACGCGCCTGCGCCAAGCGTTATCGAGCCTGCTGGAAAACGCCCTGAAAAACACCGACCAAGGCGAAATTCTGCTGGTCGTGGCAGTGGACCAACGGGGTGAAGTACCCCGCCTGCGCATTGCCGTGCAGGACAGCGGCGAGCCCTTGCCCGCCGCCGACCGTGAAGCCTTGCTGCAGGCTGAGCTGCACAGCCACCACTTCCTGTCCAGCAACAAGCTGGGCGGCCACCTGGGGCTGGTCATCGCCAAGCAGCTGATTGGTTTGATGCAGGGCGAGTTCGGTATCAAGAGCAGCACCGGCATGGGCAACACCCTGTGGCTGTCCCTGCCGCTGGACCCTTCACGCCTGGAACAACCACCGACCGACCTTGATGGCCCGCTGCGCGATGCCCGTGTACTGGTGGTGGATGACAACGACACCTGCCGCAAGGTGCTGGTACAGCAGTGCAGCGCCTGGGGCATGAACGTCAGCGCGGTGCCGTCGGGCAAGGAAGCCCTGGCCCTGCTGCGGACCAAGGCTCACCTGCGCGACTACTTCGATGCCGTGTTGCTGGACCAGAACATGCCCGGCATGACCGGCATGCAGCTGGCTGCCAAGATCAAGGAAGACCCGAGCTTGAACCACGACATCCTGGTGGTGATGCTCACCGGCATCAGCAATGCGCCGAGCAAGGTCATCGCACGCAATGCCGGGGTCAAGCGCATCCTCGCCAAGCCGGTAGCCGGCTACACGCTAAAGACCACCCTGGCCGAAGAGCTGGCCCAGCGCGGTCGCGAGCAGGCGGTGCCCGCGAACCTCCCCGGCGTTCCGCAGGCGCTGGACCTACCTGTTGATTTCCGCGTGCTGGTCGCCGAGGACAACAGCATCTCAACCAAGGTGATCCGCGGCATGCTCGGCAAGCTCAACCTGGAGCCGGACACCGCCAGCAATGGCGAAGAAGCTTTGCAGGCGATGAAGGCACAGCGCTATGATCTGGTGCTGATGGACTGCGAGATGCCGATACTGGACGGCTTCTCCGCCACCCAGCAACTGCGCGCCTGGGAAGCCGCCAACCAGCGCCAACGCACCCCGGTAGTGGCACTGACGGCGCATATTCTTGCCGAACACAAAGAACGCGCCCGGCTGGCGGGCATGGACGGGCACATGGCCAAGCCGGTGGAATTGTCGCAGTTGCGCGAGCTGATCCAGTACTGGGCCAATCACCGGGAAGCTAAAGTGGACCCGGCGCCTACGTCCTAG
- a CDS encoding MarC family protein, with protein MLHELFSVYLKMLVLYSPFFVLSCFISLTRGHSSKERKQLAWKVAIAALIASVLLYLFGRAIFGIFGITADAFRIGAGSVLFISALGMAQGKSAVQADNVQQDVTIVPLTIPLTVGPGTIGALLVMGVGHPNWDDKLVAIISIALASFTVGLVLYLSNRIERILGDQGLQIVSRLMGLFVCALAAQIIFTGIKGYLVP; from the coding sequence ATGCTCCATGAGTTGTTCAGCGTCTACCTGAAAATGCTCGTGCTCTACAGCCCGTTTTTCGTGCTGTCGTGTTTCATCAGCCTGACCCGCGGCCACTCCAGCAAGGAGCGCAAGCAACTGGCCTGGAAGGTGGCCATCGCCGCGCTCATCGCCAGTGTGCTGCTGTACCTGTTCGGGCGGGCGATCTTCGGCATTTTCGGCATTACTGCCGACGCCTTCCGCATCGGTGCCGGCAGCGTGCTGTTCATCTCGGCCCTGGGCATGGCCCAAGGTAAATCTGCCGTTCAGGCCGATAACGTGCAGCAAGACGTCACCATCGTGCCTTTGACCATTCCGCTGACGGTCGGCCCCGGCACCATCGGTGCCCTGTTGGTAATGGGCGTAGGCCACCCCAACTGGGACGACAAGCTGGTAGCCATCATCAGCATCGCCTTGGCCAGCTTCACCGTCGGCCTGGTGTTGTATTTGTCCAACCGCATCGAGCGAATCCTTGGCGACCAAGGGCTGCAAATCGTCAGCCGGCTGATGGGGCTGTTCGTCTGCGCCCTGGCCGCGCAAATCATCTTTACCGGGATCAAAGGCTACCTGGTGCCCTAG
- a CDS encoding precorrin-2 C(20)-methyltransferase, whose translation MMAPRGRLLGLGVGPGDPELITLKALRLLREAPVVGYFVAKGKRGNAFGIIEAHLQPEQTLLPLVYPVTTEALPAPLSYEQVISDFYDEASVQVAEHLDAGRDVAVICEGDPFFYGSYMYLHDRLAQRYEAEVIPGVCSMLGGASVLGAPLVYRNQSLSVLSGVLPAEELKRRLADADAAVIMKLGRNFPKVRDVLAELGLDGRALYVERATMANQKIVALDQVDPQSSPYFSLIIVPGEKWQG comes from the coding sequence ATGATGGCGCCGCGTGGACGTCTACTGGGCTTGGGCGTGGGCCCTGGCGACCCTGAATTGATTACCCTCAAGGCCCTGCGCCTGCTGCGTGAAGCGCCGGTGGTCGGCTACTTTGTGGCCAAGGGCAAGCGTGGCAACGCCTTCGGCATCATCGAGGCGCACCTGCAGCCCGAGCAAACCTTGCTGCCGCTGGTCTACCCGGTCACCACCGAAGCGCTGCCCGCGCCGCTGTCTTATGAGCAAGTGATCAGCGACTTCTACGACGAGGCCAGCGTGCAGGTGGCCGAACACCTGGATGCCGGTCGCGACGTGGCGGTGATCTGTGAAGGCGACCCGTTCTTCTACGGCTCCTACATGTACTTGCACGACCGCCTGGCGCAGCGCTATGAGGCCGAAGTGATCCCCGGCGTCTGTTCGATGCTCGGCGGTGCCTCGGTCCTGGGTGCACCGCTGGTGTACCGCAACCAGAGCCTGTCGGTGTTGTCTGGCGTGTTGCCGGCCGAAGAGCTCAAGCGCCGCTTGGCCGACGCTGACGCGGCGGTGATCATGAAGCTTGGCCGCAACTTCCCCAAGGTGCGCGACGTGCTGGCCGAATTGGGCTTGGACGGGCGCGCGCTGTATGTGGAGCGGGCGACTATGGCCAACCAGAAGATCGTGGCGCTGGACCAGGTCGACCCGCAGTCGTCGCCGTATTTCTCGCTGATCATCGTGCCGGGGGAAAAATGGCAGGGATGA
- a CDS encoding bifunctional cobalt-precorrin-7 (C(5))-methyltransferase/cobalt-precorrin-6B (C(15))-methyltransferase yields the protein MAPWLTVVGIGEDGFSGLGKQARRALLGAARIFGSPRQLALLPRCVAGERLGWPSPFSLAPVLALRGEPVCVLASGDPMFYGVGASLARQVPATEMRVLSMPSSCALAAARLGWPLQDVQVVSLVARPLATLNTHLFSGLRLLVLSNDGDSPAAIAALLRERGFGPSRLRLFEHLGGEQERELAGTAQAWPHSGIAALNLVAIECLAAPDAPRLHRLAGLPDSAFRHDGQLTKRDVRAITLARLAPQPGELLWDVGAGCGSIGIEWMRAHPACRALAIEADEGRQSFIEHNRDTLGVPGLQLVRGKAPAALAGLEQPDAVFIGGGVTREGLLDLCWANLRPGGRLVANAVTLQSELALAHFRERHGGELTRIHVAHAQPLGAFDTWRQALPITLLDVVKPANA from the coding sequence ATGGCACCCTGGCTGACAGTAGTAGGCATCGGCGAAGACGGCTTCAGCGGCCTGGGCAAGCAGGCCCGGCGCGCGCTGCTGGGCGCTGCCCGGATCTTTGGCAGCCCGCGCCAGCTGGCCTTGCTGCCGCGCTGCGTGGCCGGCGAGCGGCTGGGCTGGCCAAGCCCCTTCTCCCTGGCCCCGGTGCTGGCCCTGCGCGGCGAACCGGTGTGTGTGCTGGCCAGCGGCGACCCGATGTTCTACGGCGTCGGCGCTAGCCTGGCACGCCAAGTCCCGGCCACTGAAATGCGCGTGCTGTCGATGCCCTCCTCCTGCGCCCTGGCCGCTGCCCGCCTGGGCTGGCCGCTGCAGGACGTGCAGGTGGTGTCGCTGGTCGCCCGGCCCCTGGCAACGCTCAATACCCACCTGTTCAGCGGCCTGCGCCTGCTGGTGTTGAGCAACGATGGCGACAGCCCGGCTGCGATTGCTGCGTTACTGCGCGAGCGTGGCTTCGGGCCAAGCCGCCTGCGGCTATTCGAACACCTGGGTGGCGAGCAGGAACGTGAGTTGGCCGGCACCGCCCAAGCCTGGCCGCACAGCGGCATCGCCGCACTCAACCTGGTAGCCATCGAATGCCTGGCCGCCCCCGACGCGCCACGCCTGCACCGGCTGGCCGGGTTACCAGACAGCGCCTTCCGGCATGACGGCCAGCTAACCAAACGCGACGTCCGCGCCATCACCCTGGCGCGCTTGGCGCCACAGCCCGGTGAACTTTTGTGGGACGTGGGCGCAGGCTGCGGTTCGATCGGCATCGAATGGATGCGCGCCCACCCGGCCTGCCGCGCCCTGGCCATCGAAGCCGATGAAGGCCGCCAGAGCTTCATCGAACACAACCGCGATACGCTGGGTGTACCCGGCCTGCAACTGGTCCGCGGCAAGGCGCCAGCGGCGTTGGCAGGCCTGGAGCAACCGGATGCGGTGTTCATTGGCGGCGGCGTCACTCGTGAAGGGCTACTCGACCTGTGCTGGGCCAACCTGCGCCCCGGCGGCCGGCTGGTGGCCAACGCCGTGACCCTGCAAAGCGAACTCGCCCTGGCGCATTTCCGCGAACGCCATGGCGGCGAGCTGACCCGCATCCATGTCGCCCATGCCCAGCCCTTGGGCGCGTTCGACACCTGGCGCCAGGCACTGCCAATCACCCTGCTGGACGTGGTGAAACCCGCCAATGCGTGA
- the cobJ gene encoding precorrin-3B C(17)-methyltransferase has protein sequence MAGMNMHPAPAIIILGPGSLATAQRIQQCYPLASIHGLEGRVEGVDHYYTSFGDTLRGLYQQDTPIIALCAAGIVIRSLASLLSEKGSEPPVLAVAEDGSAVVPLLGGLGGVNVMAREIAETLGVAAAITTSGELRFGTCLLNPPQGYALADIEQGKRFVSDLLAGETVRIEGDAPWLQQAQLPASEAARRTIHVGHQARPANRDELLIHPRSVVVGVAGGNLHSMRAALQQVGIAEASVACVLADEQAMADTALHEAAQALGVAVRFAAKPGDVAGMVAAALPTAQLSELGEVVIAVAPAPVEVAQVGRRRGRLAVIGLGPGAAELMVPAVKAELALAEDVLGYETYVRMAGPFRDDQVMHCTDNREEMQRARHAFELAAQGRSVVVVSSGDPGVFAMAAAVLEALHESSDPAWQRVDLQILPGVSASLATAAQAGAPLGHDFCVMSLSDNLKPWSIIEKRLDLAARADLVLAFYNPISKARPHQLGVALEVVRRHREGSTPVVLGRDIGRPGQTLKVVTLAELLPEMVDMRTMVLIGSSTTCTFDRADGGLWVYTPRWYGNKP, from the coding sequence ATGGCAGGGATGAACATGCACCCGGCCCCGGCGATCATCATCCTTGGCCCGGGCAGCCTGGCCACGGCGCAGCGTATCCAGCAGTGTTATCCACTCGCCTCGATCCATGGCCTGGAAGGCCGGGTCGAGGGTGTCGATCATTATTACACTTCGTTCGGCGATACCCTGCGAGGGCTGTACCAGCAGGACACGCCAATCATCGCATTGTGCGCTGCGGGTATCGTCATCCGCAGTTTGGCCAGCCTGCTCAGCGAAAAGGGTAGCGAGCCGCCGGTATTGGCCGTGGCCGAGGATGGCAGCGCTGTGGTGCCGTTGCTCGGTGGCCTGGGCGGTGTGAACGTGATGGCGCGCGAAATCGCCGAAACATTGGGTGTGGCCGCAGCCATCACCACCAGTGGCGAGCTGCGTTTCGGTACCTGCCTGCTGAACCCGCCGCAGGGCTATGCGCTGGCCGACATCGAGCAAGGCAAGCGCTTTGTCTCCGACCTGCTGGCTGGCGAAACGGTGCGCATCGAAGGTGATGCACCGTGGTTGCAGCAGGCGCAGTTGCCCGCCAGCGAGGCGGCCCGGCGCACCATCCATGTAGGCCATCAGGCGCGTCCGGCCAACCGCGACGAACTGCTGATCCACCCGCGTTCGGTGGTAGTGGGTGTTGCAGGCGGCAATCTGCACAGTATGCGTGCTGCATTGCAGCAGGTCGGCATCGCCGAGGCGTCTGTGGCTTGTGTGCTGGCGGATGAGCAGGCCATGGCCGATACCGCCCTGCACGAGGCGGCGCAGGCCTTGGGTGTCGCCGTGCGTTTCGCTGCCAAGCCAGGCGACGTGGCCGGCATGGTTGCCGCAGCATTGCCCACCGCGCAATTGAGCGAACTGGGGGAGGTGGTCATCGCGGTGGCGCCTGCCCCGGTCGAAGTAGCGCAGGTCGGCCGTCGCCGTGGCCGCCTGGCCGTCATCGGCCTCGGCCCGGGCGCGGCCGAACTGATGGTACCGGCGGTCAAGGCCGAGCTGGCGCTGGCCGAGGATGTGCTGGGTTATGAAACCTATGTACGCATGGCCGGCCCGTTCCGTGACGACCAAGTCATGCACTGCACCGACAACCGTGAAGAAATGCAGCGTGCCCGACATGCCTTTGAACTGGCCGCTCAGGGCCGGTCGGTGGTAGTGGTGTCATCGGGTGACCCAGGCGTATTCGCCATGGCTGCCGCCGTGCTCGAAGCGTTGCACGAATCCAGCGACCCCGCCTGGCAGCGTGTGGACCTGCAGATTTTGCCAGGGGTATCGGCTTCGCTCGCGACGGCCGCCCAGGCGGGTGCGCCATTGGGGCATGACTTCTGCGTGATGTCGCTGTCGGACAACCTCAAGCCCTGGTCGATCATTGAAAAGCGCCTGGACCTGGCGGCTCGGGCTGACTTGGTGCTGGCGTTCTACAACCCGATTTCCAAAGCCCGGCCACACCAGCTTGGGGTGGCGCTGGAGGTGGTGCGTCGCCATCGCGAGGGGAGTACGCCTGTAGTCCTTGGCCGTGACATCGGTAGGCCTGGGCAGACGCTGAAGGTAGTCACCTTGGCTGAGCTGCTACCGGAAATGGTCGATATGCGCACCATGGTACTGATCGGTTCATCCACTACCTGCACCTTCGACCGCGCAGATGGCGGCCTATGGGTGTATACCCCGCGCTGGTACGGCAACAAGCCTTGA
- the cobG gene encoding precorrin-3B synthase, translated as MPDAPLTQAHAPQVSPRPSACPGLWRIVSARDGGICRIKLPGGLLLADQADAVAAAAERFAGGVIEATNRGNLQIRGIGNEHRGLVEMLLAAGLGPRDAAGDDVRNLMLSPLAGHDPAMLLDARPLAGQVLDLLEGTPRFHQLSAKFAVQLDAGEKLAMLEHPHDLWLSALRLEKQTWLAFGLAGCPADGRILGAVPLDQGLALVRAVLERFLDLATPAQSRMRQLLEVCPATDFINGLGQSIRRDAAVLAWRREAHNALWLGVLPQAQGLALGVAPPQGRLTPAMLRSAARVARDVGDGSLRLSPWQSLVLTNVQAQRIDQAQAELSAAGLLCHDHEPLARIRACTGASGCAKALAETKADAVTLAALLGPGMPGSVHLSGCPRSCAVAHVAPATLLARSPGRYDLYQRDARQPGFGALRATDLTLNEAGAMLDLPTEHLDD; from the coding sequence TTGCCGGACGCCCCTTTGACGCAGGCCCATGCCCCCCAAGTATCGCCCCGCCCCTCGGCCTGCCCGGGGTTGTGGCGTATCGTCAGTGCCCGTGATGGCGGTATCTGCCGCATCAAGCTGCCGGGCGGGCTGTTGCTGGCCGACCAGGCCGACGCCGTGGCAGCGGCGGCCGAGCGTTTCGCCGGCGGCGTGATCGAGGCCACCAACCGCGGCAACCTGCAAATTCGTGGTATTGGCAACGAGCATCGCGGCCTGGTCGAGATGCTGCTGGCGGCTGGCCTGGGCCCGCGTGATGCCGCCGGTGACGATGTGCGCAACTTGATGCTCAGCCCGCTGGCCGGGCATGACCCGGCCATGCTGCTGGATGCTCGGCCGCTGGCTGGGCAGGTCCTCGACCTGCTGGAAGGTACCCCGCGCTTTCACCAGTTGTCGGCCAAGTTCGCCGTGCAACTGGATGCCGGCGAGAAGCTGGCCATGCTCGAACACCCCCACGACCTTTGGCTGTCGGCGCTGCGTCTGGAGAAACAGACGTGGCTGGCGTTTGGCCTGGCAGGTTGCCCGGCAGACGGTCGCATACTCGGCGCGGTGCCGCTGGATCAGGGCCTGGCGCTGGTGCGTGCGGTGCTGGAGCGCTTCCTCGACCTGGCAACCCCGGCGCAATCGCGCATGCGCCAGTTGCTCGAGGTGTGCCCGGCAACCGACTTCATCAACGGCCTTGGCCAGTCCATCCGCCGCGATGCCGCTGTGCTCGCATGGCGACGTGAAGCGCACAACGCCTTGTGGCTAGGCGTTCTACCCCAGGCACAGGGCCTGGCCCTCGGCGTTGCCCCCCCGCAAGGCCGCCTGACCCCGGCCATGCTGCGCAGCGCGGCGCGGGTTGCCCGTGACGTGGGCGATGGCAGCCTGCGCCTGAGCCCCTGGCAAAGCCTGGTGCTGACCAACGTGCAAGCGCAACGCATTGACCAGGCCCAGGCCGAGTTGTCCGCAGCCGGCCTGCTGTGCCACGACCATGAGCCGCTGGCACGCATACGTGCCTGCACGGGTGCCAGCGGTTGCGCCAAAGCACTGGCCGAGACCAAGGCCGACGCCGTGACCCTGGCCGCACTGCTGGGCCCCGGCATGCCCGGCAGTGTGCACTTGTCCGGTTGCCCCCGATCCTGTGCCGTGGCCCATGTTGCCCCGGCCACCCTGCTGGCCCGTTCACCGGGCCGTTATGACCTGTATCAGCGTGATGCGCGCCAGCCGGGCTTCGGCGCCCTGCGCGCCACCGACCTTACCTTGAATGAAGCAGGCGCCATGCTCGACCTGCCGACGGAGCACCTTGATGATTGA
- a CDS encoding precorrin-8X methylmutase, which yields MIDYIRDGQEIYRNSFRIIREEARLERIPADLEKLAVRVIHACGMVDAIDGLQFSEGAGRAGREALLNGAPILCDAHMVAEGITRARLPADNQVICTLRDPSVPGLAQDAGNTRSAVALELWRPYLEGSVVVIGNAPTALFYLLEMLDAGAPKPALILGFPVGFVGAAESKAMLAADSRGVPFVIMQGRLGGSAMAAAAVNALATEVE from the coding sequence ATGATTGACTACATCCGCGATGGTCAGGAGATCTATCGCAATTCCTTCCGGATCATCCGTGAGGAAGCCCGACTCGAGCGGATCCCCGCAGACCTCGAAAAGCTTGCTGTGCGGGTGATCCACGCCTGTGGCATGGTCGACGCTATCGATGGCCTGCAGTTCTCCGAAGGTGCCGGCCGTGCCGGGCGCGAGGCGCTGCTTAACGGTGCGCCCATCCTGTGCGATGCGCACATGGTCGCCGAAGGCATCACCCGCGCCCGTTTGCCAGCGGACAACCAGGTTATTTGCACCTTGCGTGACCCCAGCGTGCCGGGCCTGGCCCAAGACGCCGGTAACACCCGTTCCGCAGTAGCTCTGGAACTGTGGCGGCCGTACCTGGAAGGCAGCGTGGTGGTGATCGGCAATGCCCCTACCGCGCTGTTCTACTTGCTGGAAATGCTCGATGCCGGCGCTCCCAAACCGGCGCTGATCCTTGGCTTTCCGGTCGGCTTCGTCGGTGCTGCCGAGTCCAAGGCCATGCTCGCCGCCGACAGCCGCGGCGTGCCGTTCGTAATCATGCAAGGCCGCCTGGGCGGCAGCGCGATGGCCGCCGCCGCGGTCAACGCCCTGGCCACGGAGGTGGAATGA